agcCATCCAGTGCAGCTTGATCTCAAAGGCAGAGTTAAGGGAGAAGTTGCCATGGTAATAACAGCTGCACCATTCAGTTCGATCGCTGCGATTGTTGACGTCCACATCCAGCGTGACCGTCTTCTGTTCTGGGACTGTAGCagctggaggacagacagaggacagagggaggtggacaggcagacagacaggaagccaagggagcaacagaagaagaagtagatGGCATGATGGGTAGGCGGTCAGAAGAGTGAGGGCAGAGAGGTGCAGAGAGGCGGAGAGAGCTGGATGGAGGGAGCAGACTGAGGCTGAGACTGGTATGCTGATATATTTCTAAGAACCTGATGTGAGAACTGTGAGCTTCATTATGATAAAAGGGACAAAACTATGATCTCACAAATCTCACAGGGATCCTTGCATGCTAACTATATAGTATGCCTGACTTGTCAATATGATATAGTATAtctttttttagcttttaaATATTTGCTTGCCTTGGTTGGACTGCTTTAACTTGTTTACAATACTCTCAGCATATGTGCAGCTCATGTGGCAGAATAACAGCAGATGGTGCTGTGAGACAAATGATGTCTTTATATTAAGTTGCTAACTAgttcatgaaataaaaaaagcagcttcagcagcagactgctgctgccccgctgctctaaggaacggtacaggaagtccttcctgccgtccgccatcagactctatagctctgtgactgtcagagctgtgctcactaactgggactaaagcatcatcacaggtgcatttcaaactcctcagttacattaactgtgtttttatgcttctatCTTCCCcctttgatctgctttatgtgtgtgtatgtacatattctttctctgctgtcatgacacacagcagagtttttgctgtttattgtatttatccttttaaaatgctgctactacaactcaaattccccacggggattaataaagtaaatcttaatcttaaatacaTTGCGggaaaataataaacaatgtCATCATCATGTAGCAATGTAGCTAGCTGAAGTCTGTCGACACAGATCAGCAACAACATTCTGACCACTGACAGGTGAtgtgaataacactgattatctggttaccatggcagctgtcagtgtgtcatATTATGCAGCAGTTTTTCTTTGACATCACATGGATGACTGGATATGTATGTGTACCTTTATTTCCACGACAAGGCCAtgtttgtcattgtgtgtgCAGCATTAGCGTGAAGTTTGCAAAGTTACTGCAGCAAGCATTTTAAATGAAACTTCAAATGGCTGCATGAAGCTAAAACAGAGCTGAAGCGGCAACAGTGAGCGAGCTGCATTGAAGCATCAGGAGGAGAGCGTCAGGTGAGGACATCGCACAACCACAGCACTACTGAACCACAGCCACTTACACCACAGCATGCACTGATACACCACACAACTAGCACTACTACTGCTAGATCAGCTGCATACTAATCACACAGCATGCACTGACAAGGGTGGAATCTTTGATCACATCAATCAGggatgtgccccccccccccattagaCTGATGAAGGACTACAGACACTGTGCATGCAGGAGAACACACCACCAGTTGTTTAATGCAGATCTACAGGCCACTGCGAGGAGAGCTGagccctgtgtctgtgtcacacagATAATAAAGTGAGGAAAAGATGTATTACTGGGAAGCTGAGTTATGTCTTATGTCTGCGAGGCTCATTATTTTCAGTTTCTATGATGTGAATGCATTTATTGGTGCCAATTATTTAAAATAGCAATTTGTGcttaattatttaattagaAGAACAGACACAACCTCCAATCCATCAAGACCACACATATTACGGGGcagcagtggtatagcagggttgtccagtaaccggaaggttggtggttcgatcccaactcctccctagtcactgttgtgtgtccttgggcaaggaaCTTCACCCGCATAGCCtgcagtgtactcactggtgtatgccttaagcaatttccccattgtgggactaataaaggtttcgtAATTTAATTTATCACACCAGAAACTGaaaacaatgggcctcaggatgaTGATTGCTGTGATGAGTGGATGTCGATGAAGGTAAACTAATATAGAAATAAAGATCCCTAAAGCAGATGcctcctctgcactgtgtgACATGTAAACACTGGGCCCAGACAGTCCCCTGAGGTAGACCTGAGTGTGATCTGCATCAGGCTggatgagggaggaggagctggctcCCCTGCGGTGTGGGCCGGGCTGAGAGGATCGGGCTGGGTGTACCTAGCAGTGCGGCGGCCTGGCTGCGTCCTCCAAAGCTGCGGCTGAAGGAGCTGTGCCTACTTGCGTAGGAAGCTGGCCGGCTGGGCAGCCAGGGCAGGAGGAAAGCCGGGAGGTCACAGGGTCGTCGTTCCTCCAGCACGAAGGCCACCTCAAACCACTTCCTCTGGAACAGGGCGAAGTCCTCCAGGGCTGCAGTTGACCAGCCTCCCGCTGCCGTGGTGGAGAGCTGTGAGTTCAGGCCTGAGAAAAAGAACATGCTTTGTAATTGGCATATAATTACGTACAGACATAAACACcaactgctctgctctgtgttatTTTACCATCCTTCTCTCCTACTATCCTGTAGAAGTAGAAGCCGTAGATGAAGGTGCGCATGGCGTCTCCTGAAGCGTGGGCCACCAATCCTTCATCAAGCATTttctacacaaacaaacatacacacaacagtgaACTATACACACCTGACCATCAAAAGCTcccaaaataaacagattttTACACAAATCCTGAAAACAGACAAAGATAATAAGCAACAATATTATAATTGCTCATTTATATATTCAGGAAAATGATCTGACACTATGCCGCCCTCTCTTGTTCATTCACAAAGTCTTCTTCTTATCTGTACCTGCATGATATCAATGGCCATCCCCTGTGTGGCCACGCCCTCCACATTGTTGACCAGCCAATGGACAACCTCCGCACTGATAAAGCAGTTGAGAGGCAGCCCCTTCTGCTCTGGAAGCAACTGTACACCTGTGCTGTAGTACCAAAAGACAATATCAAAGAAATGTATCGGGAATTTAACAGAAAATACTGAAGCTAACATGGAAGGttaaatgaaaacagacacagcaCAAGACGCATCTTACGTGGGATGTTTGATGGCCTCCAGGATCTCTAAGAGAgttgaagaggaggacagagagagggctcCTGCTGCGGACTGCCCACTGTGAACACATCACTGATCAGTGCTGAACTATTCATCATTTATTCTCactgaggagacactgaggctgGTCTGAAGCTTCTGACTGTTTCACCTGGTGTCTGTGACGCTGACTGCTGCCTCTCCTGcaggctgtgctgctgctgctgctgctccggcTGAAACTCCAGGCTGGACTCCTTTATCTGCAGCCTCACTGCTTTCAGCAGGCAGCTACACAGAAGTGAGCTGTTTCAGTCAATACACAACAAGAACGCTTTCTTTTTCACATCTAGTGCAATCAGCCATGCAGAAGGTTTAGCTGCCAGAATTTGAGATTCTTGCGGCAATGCCAGTACAGTGGGGGTTTGTGTATATAAACAATTACTTTAAATACTCTAAATTGTTGTGTGATTTCTTGAGTTAAAGCCATGATCTCAGGTCACTTCGTTCCAATTCATCCTTCTGGTCTAAGTGGAAAATTTAAAAAGACAATTAGGCGTAgacaattttaaaaaaaaatgcgaCATGCCTTAGATGTTGCCCCTGTGGAGGTATGATCCTTTATTTCTCAAAGGTGAAATAAAGAATCACAGTATGTGGGGGAAAAACCCTGCTCCACTACAGTGTTTGGTTGTTTAagacagtaaaaacaaatcatcacATTTTTATGTGATTTTTCCTCAGTCAGCACAGCAAACCTACATTTGATTGAATTATGAACTTCCAACTGTGTCTTGAACGCAGCATTAGCACAAAAAGAGGGTGTTTTTTTAGAAGAGCCCACTTCCTATTTATGGCATTGTACCTACGACTAGTCCTCTCTAATGAATGTAGCTAAAAATAACTTCTTACATCTGCTACTGGACAACAAAAGCTAAATTTTATAACATTTATTGGCTAGTACAGTCCTGAttatatatagaaaatataaAATGAAGAAGGATAAACatcctttcttctttcttccaggTGATTTTAAGGTGGTTTTGATGATGTCGCCCTGGCATTCTGCTAattgatgctgattggtcagttcagatgaGGACTGACCTGACTGAACACTGTGACCACTGACAGGTGATGTACATCacactgattatctggttaccatgacACCTGTCAGAGGGTGGGATGTATTAGGATGCAAGTAATCATTCTGTCCCTGAAGCTGGCGTTAGAAGCAGGAAAAACGTGCCGTCACTAAACAGTTATAAAAGAGTATTTTTCTACATTTGAGTGgatacagtgggtacagaaagtattcagacccccttaaatttttCACACATaagttatattgcagccatttgttgAAATCagttaagttcatttttttcctcatgaatgtacacacagcacctatattgacagaaaaacagaattattgacatttttgcagatgtattaaaggtagggtaggagattttgaaaactcagtgagagtcagccagattttgaaagtaaacacacgcccctttctctcagagctcaccctgaagccacgcctcccaaccagtctgtgacttcggccatcatgcacgtacctctctggtgcgcgcagagcaggaagagagtgacaaccagccaactacatgtgcaggtgcgcctcgtaggattggctgatgtttttagcgttttatagcttccacagatgattcatattcttcgttttaaagcgaaactgccgaactaatcggttgctatcggattgtaaagagaagttacactaatttaacaaaaagtgtatcagaatgaaatctcctaccctacctttaaaacagaaaaagtgaaatatgacatggtcctaagtatcagagcctttgctgtgactcatatattgaactcaggtgcgtccatttcttctgatcatccttcacatggttctacaccttcatctgagtccagctgtgtttgatgatactgattggacttgatcaggaaagacacacacctgtctgtataagaccttacaatgaggatcatgaggtcagaggaactgactgaagagctcagagacacaaTTGTGGCCAAGGTTACAGAAacattctgctgcacttaagaTTCCTAAGAGTACAGTGGCCAGACGTTTGGGAGGACCAGAAATCTTCCTAGAGCTGGGCTTTATGGCAGagtgatatttcactttttcttttttttttaaaaatctgcaaaaatgtcaacaattctgtgtttttctgtcaatatgtggtgctgtgtgaacattaatgaggaaaaaaattactcaaatgattttagcaaatggatGCAATATAACAGgtggtctgaatactttctgtacccactgtacatatatttttaatCCCTTAAATCCCTGTTGAAAGCATGATGAAATTTGACAAAATTATTGTTTGTATACTCGATGGTTTTAGACTACATTATCATAGGATTCCACTCCTTCTGTCTTAAGATCGCCCCCTGTGGACAGATGGTCGAATAACAGAAATTTAAAACACTTGTGCAATGTGATTTATATAGTGGTGAGCCTGACTCAGTCTCAGTCATTATTGGCCAACAACTGATACAGTACATGTTCAACATGGTTGCTGATCTAAAAACTTAAGGTTCAGCCTCTCATCCGCATGTATAGATACCACAGGTAAGAAGTGAGAGTCCCTGTTTTACCAACCCAGTGCTACTGTCATGCAGGGAACAGGACGACAGTATGTTAGTATGAGTGACACTGACTACACACTCAGTATAAGTGACTGGATCCAAAGGGGCCCTGCAAGTCAAGAGTCATGTGAATCCCACACAGTGTGTTGCATAGCATGCTCATGCAGTGAAGCACagtaagacaaacacacacaccaaaacacacagcttcaGCTTACTGACCTGAGAGTGATAGATGTAGGAGGAGCGAGGGCTACGTATTAAATCCAAAATAAAGGCAGCGTCCTGTCAGCATACAGGAAGAACATAGCCCAGGATCAAACACCAAAGCCCCGCAGCAGGAACAGAACAGATTCAAAGATAGCAACAGATATCAAAGGGGAGAAACAAAAGCAGAGGCTCCACACCAAAGCACCAGCAATGAAGAACCATTTGTTCAAAAGATCTGGCTGCAGTTTGAAAAGTACACGCGTCAGCAAAGGCTGAATGGCTGAAGCAAATCAACTTATTCTGACACACGAACAGAAAAAACACTTACCTTACGTGGACTGTCTACGTATGAGGGAGCTGTGGCAACATTTGAAGGGTCACTGACAGCTGCTGAGGGTttagcctgctgctgctcctccagtgtcctgacaggaagcagaaataATGCAGTCAAGACTGAGATCCACAGGTCCATGTGGGGTGCAGTGCTAAGAGGAGACTCACTTCTGGTTCTGCTCCATCTCAAGTAGGGCTGATAAAGCTGATGTGCCTTTCTTTCCTTGAGGTGGCGCCACAGGCTCAGTGGGGTACGGAGGGAGCGGACTGGTAACCTGCAGTCCTTTCATTGGTGTGCCCTTCTGctgcatgagagagagaggagacagtgtCCGTTACTGTTCTTCCTGAAGAGACGCTGATGATACACAATAAGTGCTTCATGTACAAAAATGTGTAAACTAGTTCGAGCTCACCCTGATAATCCTGTCAGAGCGATGGCGGCGCCGAATGCGGTTGAGGCCTTCCAGGAAGCGAATGAAGCCATCCAGCAGGACCCAGTCCCCGCTGCTGCACATTCCAGCACCCGCTCCCTCCCCATACACGTCCCAGTGCCCCTCTCCGTCAGCCACCCGCCGAGCCCCTCCAGctggcagcaggaggaagcgGGTCCTCCAAAATTTCAGAGAGTCAATCAAGCTGGAAAGGAAGAACGTGGCAACAAGAATGAATGTCTTCTAGCATTATTTCAATTTACACACAGTAACAATCACATCTGAGTCTCTCTGTGATTGTGACTGCATGTGTACCTGAAGTCCTCAGAGCCAGCAGAGCAGATGTACTGGTCCAGGTAGTTCCACTTGTATTCTTCTAGTCTCTCGTGTCCAAACTCCACCCAGCAGGACACAAACTGGGCTTCAGAGTGTGGAGGACACAGGCTGTAGCTGTACTGAATCTGAGCAGACTCATACGGGTACCTGAAAAATAGACACACATGAGAAGGCAAATTATGTCAGTCTGATTATGTTTTCATAACTATTTCAGCTTTTAGCCAATTATTGCTGCTCTCCGCTTCTTTCAGCTATGTTAACTGACAATTATTTTTTGTATTGCCTGTAGTTTCAGTGTAAACTTCGGCAAACTGGAGGCTCTTATGGGTCTTATTTGACGCATATGTGTCTTTGGTAACTGCacgctttgtgtttgtgtatattgGATGCTGGGATGCACTCACTTTGGCAAGTAGCGAGTCACAGTGATTATCTTGTCTTTGAGGCAGACTTTGTGGAAGGTCCGGCCCATGCTGAGCCAGTaaactgtctcctcctcctctgctcgaCGCAGAGACACCAGCCCTGAAACCAGAAGGAGAAACAGGGCACATATATTTCACAAAGGTGCTGAGgtgagctgctgctttaatagCTATAAGAGACTGAATCTATGAAGTTCTTCATCTCTCCTGAGTCCCTGGGGCTGTAAGTGCAAGTATTTGACCAGGCAGAACACTTTTCAGATCAGTTGTCATTTTAATGCTCTAGTagtctttttaaatgaattctTTATCATCTGTAGCCTCAGGTATACCTTGACCTGCAGAGCTGTTGTTCTAAAATATCTAGCAAAAAGGGCTGTCCTGTACCTAACATGTAACCTTATGCTACTGTAACAATAAGAGAAACGCTATTACAAGCAGCAGCGCCCAAAACCTTCAATTGTCCCATACCTCAGGTCAGCCACATTATTTAAGAAGTTAAGAGCTTCACTGAATAAAAGGAATTAAGCAAACCTGTTTGTTTCATTAGCAGCAGGTTACATTTTGCCACTTTCAATGGCAAGATAAATCTTAGactttatgtttttacataCTACCAACACTCTAATGATGCGAATTGACTTGTTATTTGTCTGTCTTATTGTAAATGAAACGTATATTCCTTTACCTCTGGAGTAAAGAGGACTACTACCAAGAGGCGTGGCCACGGCGGGCTGTGGTTTCCTGTTATTAGGCTGGACGATGATCTGGTAGCCCTGCATCAACCTCTGACAAATAAATTCTTCAAACACCTGAGAGGCACTCATCACTGGAGCTTCATCTTCTCTCCTAAAGGAACAGACAAAAAAGTGAACAGCCAAAATGCAAAATACTGTAGCGTTTGATCTtggttgtgcttttttttcctaatcTAGCCCACCTGTCCAGGTCACTATGTGGCAGCAGGTCATAGCAGCCTTCAGTGTAGTCGTTCTGCAGCGTCTGACGGTCAGGGAAGTAGTCAGTGGTGAGGGGGAGACAAGCCGGTGTGGTCAGAGACTTCCAGTCTACTCCAACTGTGCAACAGAAGCTGGGCACTGTCGGgggtgcagacagcagcagggctTCACACGCacgcaaacacaaaacaaaaaaatccccACGGCAAAGACAAACGCATGTACCCAGAGTGGAGAGATACATGTGTGTTGGGGTGGGGAGAGAtgaaaggaagggaggagatgaagatggaaaagaaagagtgaagaagaaaagaggggaagaaaaaaaaaaacaagagaagtgTTACTTTGACTGGACTGGTCACCCTTGCTGGTGATTCCTGAGGAGCCTGTAGCTGTGAAGCAGTGATCAGACATGCAGATTGTGCCCCTGTGACAGTCACTCTGTGATTGGCAGTGCTCACAAGAAAGTGAAATGTGTGTCCTTGAGTTCAGCAAAGGTGTGAGCTGAGTGGATTTAAGCAGAGAAATTACATCATGCCAACATATGCACCGATTAACATCTCAGTCTGAAATTACGTGTGAAAGATCAGTTTGATAGAAGCACAGATTTTCAGAGATATTGTGGAATGCCATGCAGACGTGAGACATACAGAGAAGCCTCGCAAACAGGTTGTGATGCAGGAAACTTTTTGTGAGGAGAGGATTTTACACCTACACATAGAGCTTTTATAAGAATAACAGGAAAAAGCTCAGATAAAGACAGAGCAAAGTTTGACAGAGAAAGTGAGGGTACAGAGGGACGAGGAGAGGGTAACCCCAAACCACATGACCTGAAAGCGCTGTTTTATCTGTGACCCCTGGATACAGACGACCACTGGAATCCCTTCTCTGCCAAAGCTGAATAAGCCctcacaggtgaaaacaaacacctctgAAGGTTTATTGCCATCATTAGTTTTGAGCCTGGAGTATAACTATGACAATTTGTGAGACTTAAAGTGTTTTGGTTTCTAAAAGGGTAAGACGGACTCACTTGGATCGGTGCCGCTGGGGGAAAAGTCTTGAAAGGAGGAGCCAGTTTTGGTGAGAGTTCCTGTAAAAAGTGCACAATTACAAGAGAAAGAGCAGAACATAGCAGTTACAACTTGATGGTTATATGATTATTTTCACTGTAGCGAGACCTGCTAGttattttctaaataaatacCAGATTTCCAGGGAGCCCATAAATTTATTACTACCACTGTTGTTGCTGCCCGGACTTCCTGTGaactcctccatccctccaccaACGTAAAGACCGTTCTCTCCTGCCTGCCTGGAGGTTGTGCGTCTtcaatgaagacaaaaacaagaagcaTTCATCTTGCTGTCTTGCTGTGCTCCAGTGTGACACGGCGTATGAAGGAAGCATTTGCTCTAACCTTCCAGTGGCCTCGTGATAggccagctccagcagctccgcAGAGGTGTGAGCCGGAtctctctgctggctgcccTGCAGTTCTGCCATGTTCTGTCTGGTCTGATGATGGATCTGGATTGGCTCCCCAGAAGGACCTGAAGAACGACAACACACAGAATGCTCATTGAAAATACCACCTAATTCCTACCATAAAAGCTTTTCCCATTttcatacaaaaacaaacacaatcataATGATAAGTTACCAATAGTGAAAACATGGAAACTCCACAAGCTATAGATATTTAACTGTTTGCATTTCCAGACTCCGGTTTTCAATTAATTCTGCGCaagaaaaaagtgtaaaaagacAGAGTGGCTTAAATCTTGCTgaatttttgtcacatgactaaTGGTTGCAAGTCAGTCGGGGCATCCAAGAGGTTTTTTCAGAGTCTTATAAGAGCAAACTGTTTAGTTTTAGCTGATTTGACATGTAGAAATTGTGATTCTGGCTACACCTAAACCAGCTCAGAGTGTTGGGTTTAACAACACTCACCGACAGGGAAGGTGTGCATCCAGCGGCGGCGGTTGGAGGTGAGCTTCATAGGCATCCTTGATGGGGTGAAGGGGTTTATGAGTGCTCTCTGAGGGGTGTAACCTCCTGGTCGGATAATCAGTGTAGACTCCGCACTTCCCACTGTGAACCTGCCAGGGGCACTGGAGTCCCGCTGAGAGTCGATCATCTTTTCTAACAACTCTgatcaacacaaaaacaagaggAGTGTTGAAAGAGAAGACGCCACGTGCCATGGAGGCTCTGTCCTTCGCGTCACGCAGCACTTACCTCTGGTGCTGGTGTATCCCAAAGAACTGCTGACTTCATACTGAGCAGGAGGCATCCGGGGGATCAGCAGCATGTTGGACACGGGACCCAGACTGTCATCGGAGGCCAGGCTCCGCTGTTCATCTGGTCCTCCTGTGCGAACTGGTGGAGACGCCCCAATACCTGCGCTGACGTCCACTGAGCCCCAGCTCTTCCTCCCAGTCGTCTCTTTGTCTCGACCCATTCTGAATCACACGCAGAATAGGACATGTAGAAGATTCATCTTCTCTTTGGTTTCGTTCCGTGCATGCTGTGAAATACCTGAAGTTAGTGCTCCTCTGAATTCGAGAAGGTCCCGGAAGTCTGAAAACCTGGGCATCATAGGCGTCATAGTCCACCTGGATAGGAAGGCTGTTGTCTGAATCCTTTGGTACACAAAGAGCTGGAAGAGGTCATGGGGGTCACTACCTATTTTATGCTTAAAAGTAATATAAACAGTTAAAGACTTGGCCAAAACTTACTGTGTTCTTTGCTGCTTCTGAATTTTTCTGCATGAAGCTATAAATAAAGGACACTTTAATGAGTTGTTAACATAGGTAATATTTAGTAAAGCTCTAACATGCATGTGATGTGACCGTACCTTACGGCCAGCCAGTTTGATTCGAGGGGTGAAGGAGCTACAAGAATTCTGACTTTTGGAGGTGTAGAAGCTGTGAGCGTGGAAGAAAATGCGATATATAGTTTAACCGCTGCCACCATTACATCTACAGCTGTGACATTGGATGATCTATAATGATCTATTTCTCTTGCCTGTGGTTGATCCAGTGAGGCAGGTTATAGTCATCTCCTACACGAGAGTCTCCAGGTGTCGTCCTGTTGTGCAGCTGAAAGAGGACATGACATACACCATTAGAAACTACATGAGGCCTGGTGCACATACAGAAAGTCATATACTCTAGATGTGTCACCTTGAATAACGGCACTGCGTGCAACGGCTGCTCCCCCATGCACACCAAGTCCACACCAATACCTAGAAGGGAACAGGTACGTCATGAATGTCCCATAATCTCTGTTAACAACAAGGCTGTCTTCATACCTACCGTTATCAATCATGCGCTGTTTGGTGAGAATCATGAGCAGACGGTCGACTTCAAACACTCCAACGCCAGGTGTGATGACCACGGACATCTGGCCAGTGCGGTCGAAGTTACGATTGATGTAGTGCTTGTCAAACACTGGGAGAAATGGTGACTATTAGATTAGGATTAGATTAACATTCTTTTATAGAAGGACACTGTAACTGATCTTTGACCCCTCTTTATCATCATCCAATTCTTTTTGCTCATATACTGTACAAAGCACTGTTTTGTTCCTTGCTAATCTAATTGTGTTGTCCTTAGTTTTAATTTTGATTTCTAATCCTGTTACTTGAGGAGTTTCCTCAAAGTGAATTAAAAACACTTCTTTGCCTTATAATTTGTCATGACATTAGGTCCTGAGGTCAAATAACCCAGACATATAGAAGGCGTTCTAATAATATAAACGAAAGTTCAGAAACAAGACAGCTCATTTAGCAGGCACTTCCTGTATTTCTGTCACATGCACTTTTTACTGTCCAGAGTCTGAATGTGATCTCAGAATCTGAGCAGTTCTGTCACCTAATCATCaccaaattaaataaaacacttcaCCCGGACTACAAACCTCCCAAGGACAAACACAGATTAGTGTGAAAAGATTAGTGGATTCCACTGGATGTCTGCTCAATGTTCTAATACAAGCAGTTACTGTTATGAAAATGTAAATCAACAACACTCATGAGTACATTTCCTCTCCTTTACACTACTTACCATTGAAAGAGAGGTTAATAGCCTCCAGGTAATTTCCCTGAGCAGCAGTGGAGTTGTAACCCACAGGAAAACCATCTGGTGTGACAGAAAGTAACCACAAGATTTTAGCTAGAAGCTAAAAAAATGGTCTGTCAGTCAGAAAAGTGCCTTCCTCTTTTACTACCTGCTTCTTTTAGTCGCACGAGCACGGGATACTGGATGAACAGCTTCTTAATAGTGACTAGCAGTGACGTCCACTCGTCCCGTCTCTCATTCTGAGCCACCACTCTGATTGCAAGAGTCACAAGCTGTAAAATCTGTGATTTTACTGAACGCTGATCATGTCGATGTGCTTACCTGTAGAAGTCTTCGTAAAATCTGCCCTCATGATCCTGTCTGATGGACGATCTCAGAATCTCTGGGAATTCCTCTGAGG
This sequence is a window from Parambassis ranga chromosome 17, fParRan2.1, whole genome shotgun sequence. Protein-coding genes within it:
- the depdc5 gene encoding GATOR complex protein DEPDC5 isoform X9, translated to MKTNKSYKLVLHKKGFGGSDDELVVNPKVFPQVSLRDIIEIAHPTDEYSPLLLQVKSLKEDLQKETISVDQTVAQAFKLRAYQDVIVNIVDPKEVTLDLVELTFKDQYIGRGDMWRLKKSLVSTCAYVTQKVEFAGIRAQASELWVKGEKVTCGYISEATRVVFRSTSAMVYIFIQMSCEMWDFDIYGDLYFEKAVNGFLSDLFTKWKEKNCSHEVTVVLFSRTFYSAKTLEEFPEILRSSIRQDHEGRFYEDFYRVVAQNERRDEWTSLLVTIKKLFIQYPVLVRLKEADGFPVGYNSTAAQGNYLEAINLSFNVFDKHYINRNFDRTGQMSVVITPGVGVFEVDRLLMILTKQRMIDNGIGVDLVCMGEQPLHAVPLFKLHNRTTPGDSRVGDDYNLPHWINHSFYTSKSQNSCSSFTPRIKLAGRKLHAEKFRSSKEHTLCVPKDSDNSLPIQVDYDAYDAQVFRLPGPSRIQRSTNFRMGRDKETTGRKSWGSVDVSAGIGASPPVRTGGPDEQRSLASDDSLGPVSNMLLIPRMPPAQYEVSSSLGYTSTRELLEKMIDSQRDSSAPGRFTVGSAESTLIIRPGGYTPQRALINPFTPSRMPMKLTSNRRRWMHTFPVGPSGEPIQIHHQTRQNMAELQGSQQRDPAHTSAELLELAYHEATGRRTTSRQAGENGLYVGGGMEEFTGSPGSNNRTLTKTGSSFQDFSPSGTDPKVFVFTCEGLFSFGREGIPVVVCIQGSQIKQRFQVMWFGVTLSSSLCTLTFSVKLCSVFI
- the depdc5 gene encoding GATOR complex protein DEPDC5 isoform X10, with product MKTNKSYKLVLHKKGFGGSDDELVVNPKVFPQVSLRDIIEIAHPTDEYSPLLLQVKSLKEDLQKETISVDQTVAQAFKLRAYQDVIVNIVDPKEVTLDLVELTFKDQYIGRGDMWRLKKSLVSTCAYVTQKVEFAGIRAQASELWVKGEKVTCGYISEATRVVFRSTSAMVYIFIQMSCEMWDFDIYGDLYFEKAVNGFLSDLFTKWKEKNCSHEVTVVLFSRTFYSAKTLEEFPEILRSSIRQDHEGRFYEDFYRVVAQNERRDEWTSLLVTIKKLFIQYPVLVRLKEADGFPVGYNSTAAQGNYLEAINLSFNVFDKHYINRNFDRTGQMSVVITPGVGVFEVDRLLMILTKQRMIDNGIGVDLVCMGEQPLHAVPLFKLHNRTTPGDSRVGDDYNLPHWINHSFYTSKSQNSCSSFTPRIKLAGRKLHAEKFRSSKEHTLCVPKDSDNSLPIQVDYDAYDAQVFRLPGPSRIQRSTNFRMGRDKETTGRKSWGSVDVSAGIGASPPVRTGGPDEQRSLASDDSLGPVSNMLLIPRMPPAQYEVSSSLGYTSTRELLEKMIDSQRDSSAPGRFTVGSAESTLIIRPGGYTPQRALINPFTPSRMPMKLTSNRRRWMHTFPVGPSGEPIQIHHQTRQNMAELQGSQQRDPAHTSAELLELAYHEATGRRTTSRQAGENGLYVGGGMEEFTGSPGSNNSGSNKFMGSLEIWNSHQNWLLLSRLFPQRHRSKGVCFHL